One window of the Chitinophaga niabensis genome contains the following:
- a CDS encoding MvdC/MvdD family ATP grasp protein — protein sequence MILCITHSQDAYTIELVQQRLQQLGYPSFRFNSDEFGTRYRLRYRLTPEGPQYQLQHGKQTLNASDVSAVWYRKLWKLQVPPSLDPAYVPAFIKEYNTSLHIFLDALDVPWINPMHIDHGIGNNKLIQLSAAQAAGLHVPQTLISNHAEDAIKFYDANNGDVVVKLHGALSKTMDGAGDFFPTTRLRKEDVPMLESLAACPMILQEYIPKERELRVAYIDGEIFTGSLKAPESTDWRTNSTTIIQWEPYQLPPETAEKIDAMMRLLNLPFGAIDMIVQPDGKYVFLEVNPQGEWGMLEKYLGFPIAETIAEKLVNRITNE from the coding sequence ATGATTCTTTGCATTACTCATTCACAGGACGCCTACACGATAGAGTTAGTACAACAACGCCTGCAACAGCTTGGATATCCCAGCTTCCGCTTCAACTCTGATGAATTTGGCACCCGTTACCGGCTCCGGTACCGGCTCACACCAGAGGGTCCGCAATACCAGCTGCAGCATGGAAAACAAACACTGAATGCCAGTGATGTCAGTGCTGTATGGTACAGAAAACTATGGAAACTACAGGTGCCTCCTTCCCTGGACCCCGCCTATGTTCCTGCTTTCATCAAAGAATACAATACTTCCCTTCATATTTTCCTCGATGCCCTGGATGTACCATGGATCAATCCCATGCATATAGACCATGGCATCGGCAATAATAAACTCATACAATTATCCGCCGCACAGGCCGCCGGTTTGCATGTTCCGCAAACCCTCATCAGCAATCATGCAGAAGACGCCATCAAATTTTATGATGCCAATAACGGAGACGTGGTGGTAAAACTGCACGGCGCCCTTTCCAAAACCATGGATGGTGCCGGCGACTTCTTCCCCACTACCCGCCTGCGTAAAGAAGATGTACCCATGCTGGAATCCCTGGCCGCCTGCCCTATGATCCTGCAGGAATACATTCCAAAAGAAAGAGAACTGCGTGTTGCCTATATCGATGGAGAGATCTTTACCGGCAGCCTGAAAGCCCCGGAGTCTACAGACTGGCGCACGAACAGCACTACCATCATTCAATGGGAACCTTATCAGCTCCCTCCCGAAACAGCAGAAAAGATAGATGCCATGATGCGCCTGCTTAACCTTCCCTTTGGTGCTATAGACATGATCGTACAGCCCGATGGCAAATACGTTTTCCTGGAAGTGAACCCACAGGGAGAATGGGGCATGCTGGAAAAATACCTCGGATTTCCTATCGCCGAAACCATTGCAGAGAAATTAGTTAACCGGATCACCAATGAATAA
- a CDS encoding LexA family protein, protein MRATAVRNGLRFYGVELQAPEFLLPYVGPVKAGFPSPAQDFMEEDIDLVAFLGMNKPSVFIVRVDGNSMQDEHVPDKSYLIVDRSLKPQPHDLVVAVLNGEFTVKTLVSSKAGWVLYAANNLYDPIPVKDEDEFQVWGVVAQVIIDRKEMRRHAR, encoded by the coding sequence ATGAGAGCTACAGCTGTGCGGAACGGCCTGCGATTCTATGGAGTTGAATTACAGGCGCCGGAATTCCTTTTGCCATATGTTGGACCTGTGAAGGCCGGATTCCCCTCCCCGGCACAGGATTTCATGGAAGAAGATATAGACCTCGTTGCATTTTTAGGAATGAACAAGCCCTCCGTATTCATTGTCCGAGTTGATGGTAATTCCATGCAGGATGAACACGTTCCGGATAAAAGCTACCTGATAGTAGACAGATCCCTTAAACCCCAACCCCATGACCTGGTAGTCGCGGTTTTGAATGGAGAATTTACTGTTAAGACCCTAGTAAGTTCGAAAGCCGGCTGGGTTCTGTATGCGGCTAACAATCTGTATGATCCCATTCCGGTAAAAGATGAAGACGAATTCCAGGTGTGGGGAGTTGTCGCCCAGGTAATAATTGATCGTAAAGAAATGCGGCGACATGCCAGATAG
- a CDS encoding microviridin/marinostatin family tricyclic proteinase inhibitor has translation MKPNEQVMKPFFAQFLEAQQTEKRQEKESNWTSKLSDAPDQTLKYPSDGDEEWWLL, from the coding sequence ATGAAACCCAATGAACAAGTAATGAAACCATTCTTTGCACAATTCCTGGAAGCACAGCAAACTGAAAAACGCCAGGAAAAAGAAAGTAACTGGACGAGCAAATTATCAGATGCTCCCGATCAGACCCTCAAGTACCCTTCAGATGGGGATGAGGAATGGTGGCTGTTATAG
- a CDS encoding MvdC/MvdD family ATP grasp protein, giving the protein MNKGKVLIITHSEDNYAVDTVIQQIQQLGGSCVRFDVDRYPVESRLSSSIINGQWQGLLETTAGTYTLDDITAVWYRRSYHIGKGLETLLEKEYLSSTLGELRRTLFGMLEGLKCFQIERYSVYRRLDSKEEQLRIARDCGLEVPATCITNSPAQLKAFLAGTNKPVIAKMQSAFAIYRDGQEHVVFTNEVTTAHLDQLNELRYCPMVFQEKLEKSLELRVTIVGRKIFPFSIDSRQLVDWRKEGAALADEWQPYILPPDISQALLRFMDIYGLNYGAIDLILTPEGKYYFLEVNAAGEYFWLDKLCGNAISHQLAAVLLNQAERRD; this is encoded by the coding sequence ATGAATAAAGGTAAAGTCCTCATTATCACCCATTCCGAAGATAATTACGCAGTAGATACCGTTATACAGCAGATTCAACAACTGGGCGGCAGCTGCGTACGTTTTGATGTAGACCGCTACCCGGTTGAAAGCAGGCTCAGCTCTTCCATTATCAACGGGCAATGGCAGGGCCTGCTGGAAACAACAGCGGGTACTTACACACTGGATGATATTACCGCCGTCTGGTACCGGCGCAGTTACCATATTGGCAAAGGCCTGGAAACCCTGCTGGAAAAGGAATACCTCTCTTCCACCCTCGGCGAACTGCGGCGTACGCTATTCGGGATGCTGGAGGGATTAAAGTGTTTCCAGATTGAAAGATACAGCGTATACCGCCGCCTGGACAGTAAGGAAGAACAACTGCGCATTGCCAGGGATTGCGGGCTGGAAGTACCTGCCACCTGCATCACCAATTCTCCTGCACAGCTAAAAGCCTTCCTGGCCGGCACCAACAAACCCGTGATCGCCAAAATGCAGAGTGCTTTTGCCATTTACCGGGATGGCCAGGAACATGTGGTGTTCACCAATGAGGTCACCACCGCCCACCTGGACCAGCTGAATGAATTACGGTATTGCCCCATGGTGTTCCAGGAAAAGCTGGAGAAGTCCCTGGAACTGCGCGTCACCATTGTTGGCCGTAAGATCTTCCCTTTTTCTATCGACTCCCGGCAACTGGTAGACTGGCGGAAAGAAGGAGCCGCGCTGGCCGATGAATGGCAACCCTATATCCTGCCACCCGATATCAGCCAGGCATTGCTGCGCTTCATGGATATTTACGGCCTGAACTACGGAGCCATAGACCTGATCCTTACACCGGAAGGAAAGTATTATTTCCTGGAAGTTAATGCCGCCGGGGAATATTTTTGGCTGGACAAGCTATGCGGCAATGCTATTTCCCACCAGCTGGCAGCCGTATTATTAAACCAGGCGGAAAGAAGAGATTAA
- a CDS encoding glycosyltransferase family 4 protein, whose translation MNIGFDAKRAFQNRTGLGNYSRTLIRSLGEYYPQNNYFLFAPKEKPLFQPSSGMQTILPQRAHHRWLKSVWRSRWVIQDLIDKEIDLYHGLSAELPFGISNSGVQSVVTMHDLIFERYPEQYNPIDVYTYRKKARYACKHADKVIAISEQTKQDLIQYYHTPENRIKVCYQSCDPSFEKQCTKEQISSMLAAYQLPSAYFLYVGSVIERKNLLGIVKAMRLLKGKIDLPLVVLGDGGKYKDEVKAYLHKEGMEKQVIWLNEGPKFSFKDLPALYQGATALIYPSIFEGFGIPILEALWSRTPVVTSNVSCFQETGGDAALYIDPYLPASIAEGMERVAIDRTFAAGMQERGIKHAQLFTLDKCAAAVMEVYQS comes from the coding sequence TTGAACATTGGTTTCGATGCTAAGCGGGCTTTTCAGAATCGTACGGGGCTGGGTAATTACAGCCGTACCCTCATACGTTCCCTGGGAGAATACTATCCGCAAAATAACTATTTTCTTTTTGCCCCCAAAGAGAAACCGCTGTTTCAGCCATCTTCCGGTATGCAAACCATTCTCCCGCAACGGGCGCATCACAGGTGGTTAAAATCTGTATGGAGAAGCCGTTGGGTGATCCAGGACCTGATCGATAAGGAGATAGACCTTTATCACGGACTGAGCGCAGAACTGCCCTTTGGCATCAGCAACAGCGGTGTGCAGAGTGTCGTGACCATGCATGACCTCATTTTTGAACGCTACCCTGAGCAATACAATCCCATTGATGTGTACACCTACCGCAAAAAGGCCCGGTACGCCTGCAAACATGCGGATAAGGTGATTGCCATCAGTGAGCAGACCAAACAGGACCTTATACAATACTACCATACGCCGGAGAACAGGATTAAAGTTTGCTATCAAAGCTGCGATCCCTCTTTCGAAAAACAATGTACAAAAGAGCAGATCAGCAGTATGCTGGCGGCTTATCAGCTGCCATCCGCTTATTTCCTCTATGTAGGTTCCGTAATAGAACGTAAGAACCTGCTGGGTATCGTAAAAGCTATGCGTCTGCTGAAAGGTAAGATAGACCTGCCTTTGGTGGTTTTGGGCGATGGTGGTAAATATAAAGATGAGGTGAAAGCCTACCTGCATAAAGAAGGTATGGAAAAACAAGTCATCTGGCTGAATGAAGGACCTAAATTCTCCTTTAAAGATCTGCCGGCCCTGTACCAGGGCGCCACGGCACTGATATATCCTTCTATTTTTGAAGGCTTTGGTATACCCATCCTGGAAGCACTCTGGAGCCGTACACCGGTAGTCACTTCCAACGTTTCCTGCTTCCAGGAAACAGGAGGAGATGCAGCGCTGTACATAGATCCTTATCTGCCTGCATCTATAGCAGAAGGTATGGAAAGGGTGGCGATTGATCGTACCTTTGCGGCTGGTATGCAGGAAAGAGGCATAAAGCATGCACAGCTGTTCACTTTAGATAAATGTGCAGCCGCCGTGATGGAGGTATACCAGTCTTAA
- a CDS encoding 2,3,4,5-tetrahydropyridine-2,6-dicarboxylate N-succinyltransferase produces MDTQQLIQTAWNDRGLLQERQYSDAVKAVIEAVDKGKLRVAEPVENGWKVNEWVKQAILMYFSIQPMETMSLPPFEFHDKMKLKTNYKELGVRVVPHAVARYGAFIAKGAILMPSYVNIGAYVDEGTMVDTWATVGSCAQIGKHVHLSGGVGIGGVLEPLQASPVIIEDGVFVGSRCIVVEGVHVEKEAVLGANVVLTQSTKIIDVSGPEPIEYKGRVPARSVVIPGTYTKKFPAGEYQVSCALIIGQRKASTDLKTSLNDTLREFNIAV; encoded by the coding sequence ATGGATACACAGCAACTAATACAGACTGCCTGGAACGATCGTGGCCTGTTACAAGAAAGACAATATTCCGATGCCGTGAAAGCAGTGATTGAAGCAGTAGATAAAGGAAAATTACGTGTAGCGGAACCCGTAGAAAATGGCTGGAAAGTAAACGAATGGGTGAAACAGGCTATCCTGATGTATTTCTCCATTCAACCCATGGAAACCATGAGCTTACCTCCTTTTGAGTTCCATGATAAAATGAAGCTCAAAACCAATTATAAAGAGCTGGGTGTTCGCGTAGTTCCGCATGCAGTGGCCCGTTATGGTGCATTCATTGCCAAAGGCGCTATCCTGATGCCTTCATATGTAAACATCGGCGCATACGTTGATGAAGGAACCATGGTGGATACCTGGGCTACAGTAGGCTCCTGCGCACAGATCGGCAAACACGTTCACCTGAGCGGTGGTGTGGGTATCGGCGGTGTGCTGGAACCATTACAGGCTTCCCCTGTGATCATTGAAGACGGTGTTTTTGTGGGCTCCCGTTGCATTGTTGTTGAAGGTGTGCATGTTGAGAAAGAAGCGGTATTGGGTGCAAACGTGGTGTTAACCCAATCTACCAAGATCATTGATGTAAGCGGCCCTGAGCCCATCGAATACAAAGGCCGTGTACCTGCCAGGAGCGTAGTGATCCCCGGTACTTACACCAAGAAATTCCCTGCAGGAGAATACCAGGTGAGCTGCGCACTGATCATTGGTCAGCGGAAAGCCAGTACAGACCTGAAGACCAGCCTGAATGATACGCTGCGCGAATTCAATATTGCCGTATAG
- a CDS encoding tyrosine-type recombinase/integrase, whose translation MQYRPAKIYPESMDLSVRKWYVYYWFMHPFKGQYERKKVYEDINLYKGESKVEYAKNLRDAVNLALRNGYSPFDEVEKVEMWIQETEKRNAAASTGVKTQFTMIQGLKLFLTAKEKEGKSDSTISAYTTTANFMRNWLNDNGMLLVPAALITDTQYMDMITVASVDKETGVGWANKTYNNYLLYLETILNWLAEKINGNIIPENPIKGATQRETLKRKPSAYTDQELQAILKDVRDAGDTYMEGIILTCYYAAVRSKAEMRALKVENILFDRDMLLLSADGTKARREDYVPLDPVLKEFYLKQGYDRLPKDWYLFGKDHRPGPEMAAENYYARVYKPIRERHGIDDAKKLYNWKHTRAIHLATSGVSPYAIMELFRHTTLEQTMIYLRDLGLLVNREAVENSRVI comes from the coding sequence ATGCAGTACAGACCCGCGAAAATTTACCCTGAATCCATGGACCTCTCAGTCCGGAAGTGGTATGTATATTACTGGTTCATGCATCCCTTTAAAGGGCAATACGAGCGAAAAAAAGTGTATGAAGATATCAATCTCTATAAGGGAGAAAGTAAAGTAGAGTATGCGAAGAACCTGCGCGATGCCGTTAACCTGGCTCTGCGTAATGGGTACAGTCCATTTGATGAAGTAGAAAAGGTAGAAATGTGGATCCAGGAAACCGAAAAGAGGAATGCTGCGGCTTCTACAGGGGTTAAAACCCAGTTCACGATGATCCAGGGATTAAAGTTATTCCTGACTGCTAAAGAAAAAGAAGGTAAATCGGATTCTACAATAAGCGCCTACACAACCACAGCCAATTTCATGAGGAACTGGCTGAATGACAACGGTATGCTTCTTGTTCCGGCTGCCCTGATCACAGATACGCAGTACATGGACATGATCACCGTAGCATCGGTGGATAAGGAAACGGGGGTAGGTTGGGCAAACAAGACATACAACAACTATCTTCTTTACCTAGAAACAATTTTGAACTGGTTGGCTGAAAAGATTAACGGTAATATCATCCCAGAGAACCCCATAAAAGGTGCAACCCAAAGAGAAACACTGAAACGTAAGCCCTCAGCTTATACTGACCAGGAACTCCAAGCTATACTAAAAGATGTTCGTGATGCAGGAGACACCTATATGGAGGGTATTATCCTAACCTGTTACTATGCGGCCGTAAGAAGTAAAGCCGAAATGCGAGCGCTTAAAGTGGAAAATATCTTATTCGACAGGGATATGCTACTGCTGTCAGCTGATGGCACAAAAGCCAGACGAGAAGATTATGTGCCACTTGATCCTGTTTTAAAAGAGTTCTACTTGAAGCAGGGATATGATAGGCTTCCAAAGGACTGGTACCTCTTTGGCAAGGATCATCGGCCAGGCCCGGAAATGGCCGCAGAGAATTATTATGCACGAGTGTACAAACCAATACGAGAGCGCCATGGGATTGATGATGCAAAAAAACTTTATAATTGGAAGCATACCAGGGCAATACATCTTGCCACTTCGGGAGTTAGCCCCTACGCCATCATGGAGCTTTTCCGGCACACTACATTGGAACAAACCATGATATACTTAAGGGATTTGGGGTTACTGGTAAACAGAGAAGCAGTGGAAAACAGCAGGGTAATTTAA
- a CDS encoding helix-turn-helix domain-containing protein — translation MAGQKEIPSPQDYYERLGERLKTLRLEAGFDSAEAFAIHHKMGRTQYLAYERGKDLQLSTIRRLARFHKITPDELLRGLGS, via the coding sequence ATGGCAGGTCAAAAAGAAATACCATCACCGCAGGACTATTATGAAAGATTGGGGGAAAGGCTTAAAACCCTTCGCCTTGAGGCCGGTTTTGATAGTGCCGAAGCATTCGCAATCCATCATAAAATGGGCAGAACGCAATATCTGGCGTATGAAAGGGGAAAGGACCTGCAGTTATCTACAATAAGAAGGCTTGCAAGGTTTCACAAAATTACTCCTGATGAATTATTGCGAGGATTAGGTAGTTAA
- a CDS encoding DUF6549 family protein translates to MNTIYRFIIVALLVVIGILATRSCHRKEKVITSIETIQDIRDDSVRFWQDLAGREHAEKQVAEGSISALKIYYKSEIDSLKRIFRMKENALQSFVSAQTETKGSVVLKVDTVYGDTSKTYQFHYDDRWISLQGEIAKEPFIRYSVRDSITFVTYSKKKGLFTKETYVDGFSQNPNTRITGLTGIRVNNAKSKRFGVGPYAGYGFNGTRWTPSAGIAIQYSLINF, encoded by the coding sequence ATGAATACCATTTACCGGTTTATAATTGTTGCCTTGCTGGTTGTGATAGGAATCCTGGCTACCCGCTCATGCCATCGTAAAGAGAAGGTGATCACTTCAATTGAAACCATCCAGGATATCAGGGACGATAGCGTTAGATTCTGGCAAGATCTGGCCGGCAGGGAGCATGCTGAAAAGCAGGTGGCAGAGGGTAGTATCTCCGCATTGAAAATCTATTATAAATCGGAAATAGATAGCCTAAAAAGAATCTTCAGAATGAAGGAAAATGCCCTGCAAAGCTTTGTGTCCGCCCAAACCGAAACGAAAGGATCTGTGGTACTGAAGGTCGATACCGTTTATGGTGACACCAGCAAGACCTACCAGTTTCATTATGATGACCGCTGGATTTCACTGCAAGGAGAAATAGCCAAAGAGCCCTTTATCCGGTATTCGGTCAGGGATTCTATCACATTCGTTACCTATAGCAAGAAAAAGGGACTGTTCACAAAGGAAACCTATGTGGATGGTTTTAGCCAGAACCCTAATACACGAATAACTGGTCTTACCGGCATTCGGGTGAATAATGCGAAATCGAAGCGGTTTGGGGTAGGTCCTTATGCCGGCTATGGTTTTAATGGCACCAGGTGGACACCCTCTGCCGGAATTGCAATTCAGTACTCACTAATTAACTTCTGA